From one Neovison vison isolate M4711 chromosome 1, ASM_NN_V1, whole genome shotgun sequence genomic stretch:
- the MED7 gene encoding mediator of RNA polymerase II transcription subunit 7 yields the protein MGEPQQVSALPPPPMQYIKEYTDENIQEGLAPKPPPPIKDSYMMFGNQFQCDDLIIRPLESQGIERLHPMQFDHKKELRKLNMSILINFLDLLDILIRSPGSIKREEKLEDLKLLFVHVHHLINEYRPHQARETLRVMMEVQKRQRLETAERFQKHLERVIEMIQNCLASLPDDLPHSEAGMRVKTEPMDADDSNNCTGQNEQQRENSGHRRDQIIEKDAALCVLIDEMNERP from the coding sequence ATGGGTGAGCCGCAACAAGTGAGTGCTCTTCCACCACCTCCAATGCAGTACATCAAGGAATATACAGATGAAAATATTCAGGAAGGCCTAGCTCCCAAGCCTCCACCTCCAATAAAAGACAGTTATATGATGTTTGGCAATCAGTTCCAATGTGATGATCTTATCATCCGCCCTTTAGAAAGCCAGGGCATTGAACGGCTTCATCCTATGCAATTTGATCATAAGAAGGAACTGAGAAAACTCAATATGTCTATTCTTATTAATTTCTTAGATCTCTTAGATATCTTGATAAGGAGCCCTGGGAGTATAAAACGAGAAGAGAAACTAGAAGATCTTAAGCTGCTTTTTGTACATGTGCATCATCTCATAAATGAATACCGACCCCACCAAGCAAGAGAGACATTGAGAGTCATGATGGAGGTGCAGAAACGTCAACGCCTTGAAACAGCTGAGCGGTTTCAGAAGCATCTGGAGCGAGTCATTGAGATGATTCAGAATTGCCTGGCTTCTTTGCCTGATGATCTGCCTCATTCAGAAGCAGGGATGAGAGTAAAAACTGAACCAATGGATGCTGATGATAGCAACAATTGTACTGGACAGAATGAACAGCAAAGAGAAAATTCAGGTCATAGGAGAGACCAGATTATAGAGAAGGATGCTGCCCTGTGTGTCCTAATtgatgaaatgaatgaaagaccatga